AAGCAACGGGTTTTGCAGCACCGCTGGGAGATGGGGCCGGTGGGTCACCACGTCTACTCCGACATCGGCTATATTTTGCTGGGGCTGTTGCTCGAACGCATTCGAGGCCAGGCCCTCACGAGCTTTGCCCTGCCAGAAGGGCTTTGCTTTCTTCCCACCCAACCAGAAAACTGCGCCGCAACCGAACACGACCCCTGGCGCGGACGGGTCTTGCAAGGCGAAGTACACGACGAAAACTGCTTTGCCCTGGGGGGTGCCACCGGACACGCTGGGCTCTTTGGCAGCCTGCGGGGGGTACTGGCCTATGTAAGCCACCTGATGAGCGGCCAGGTGCTGTCGGCGGCAGCCATGGCAGAGATGCGCCGTCCTCAGCAGGCCGAGCGGGCTTTGGGCTGGCAGATTCCTCATCCGGGCTTCAGCGGGGGCAGCCTGTGCAGCCGGCAAACCCTGGGCCATACCGGATTCACCGGAACCGGGGTCTGGATGGACTTCGAGCGGGGCTATGCCTGGGTCTTGCTCACCAACCGCGTGCACCCCAGCCGACACCGCGAGAGCGGCATCCTCGAGCTGCGACGGGCTGTGGGCAACGCCCTTGCAGCCGCCTGGAAAGCCTGATTACTCGAGTACCTCATCTGACGGGCAATTCTCCCGGATACCTCGCCATAGGAGCACAATGAGCGGCAGGGCGACCACCCAGAGTACCAACAGGGAGAGCAAGCCTTCCACCCCCTAAGGCTAGGCCCGCCGGGTCAGACTAGAGCGGTTCCCACGAATAGTCCCTACAGCGTTTTTTGCTGTGGGGACTACAATACGAGCCACCGCGTGGATCGTATTGGTGGGAACCGCGATAGGGTCAACCTGAGGCTTCCTCTTGGCTGGAGTTTTTGCGGAGGGTGCGCTGGTTGGCCCGGATGCCCGCCTCAAAATCGATCTCCATAGGGGGCTTGTCGTCCATATCCACAAACACCGAAGGATGGCTGGGTTTTTTACCGGGCATGGGAAGTGCGCTCGAGGCGCTAAGGCGACCAAGCCGGAAGCAAACCCACCCCACCAGCACCCATGACACCAACACCCCCAGGGCCCATTCCAGGGACATGGCTCCATGCTACCGCAAGTGCCATCGCAAAACCAATCTCATGGGAAGCGCCCGAGTTCACCCGAGATCATACCGGATTCAAAAAGATACTCTTCAAAACCAAAAACCCAGAGGCTATCTTTTTGAATCCTAGAGCACTCCCTTCGGTCGGGGTAGTTCGTCACCATTCGGTGACGAACTACCCGAATCTGGTATCAGAAGCGGAAGGTAAAACCCAAGCCGAACCTGACCCCGTCGTTGCGAGCGCCATCGCCCACGCCGGTAGCGATGTCAAAGGTCAGGTCGGCCCCGATGGGACGAATGGTGTAGCCAAAGGAAAACTCGGGCCGGGGTTGGGGGAAGATTTCGCTGCTGAAGCGGAAACGGTAATCGCCTTGCTGGTATTCGGCAAAGACGGTCTGGTAGCCCCGTAAATCGACCGTGTAGGCAAAAAACAGCTCAGGCAACAGGTAGCGTCCAATGGTAAAGCGGGTTTCCTCGAGGGTACCGCCGTTGAGCGCAGGAATCTCGACCTTGACCTGATCGAGACCCAACGCCTTGGCCAGCTCGCGCTCGAGCTGCCCCACGATAAAGTTCTGTACCGCCGCCTGTAGACCGGTCTGTGCGATGTCGGCCGGCAGGGCCGAAAGGTCGGAGCGGCCCAGCAGCAACAGGGCATAGATTTCGGCATCGGTGTAAGGCTGGCCGTCGTTCTTGCGGGCGATGTCGTTGTTGAACCGGGCCACAAAGGTGGGGGTGAGGTTGACCTTGATGCGCCCGTTCTGCCGTACAAACTCACCTTTGAGGGTCAGGTTGATCTGGATGCGCCGGTTGTCCTGGCCCCGGTCTTGCACCTGGGTATCGGCCACGATCTGCAAATCCGGCAGGATGCCGGCCGCCGGGCTAAAGCGGGCATAGCTGCGCTCGTCCGGCAGGCGGTCGCGGATGGTAAAGTCTCGATCCCAGAGCTTAAAGCTACCCCTGAGCGGCACCACTTCGCCCGAGAGGAAGGGGTTGGTCAGGTCGCCGTTCAAAAAAATCTCGCCGGCCAGCTCGCCCTGGGCCAGCGAT
This genomic stretch from Meiothermus sp. harbors:
- a CDS encoding serine hydrolase → MLEQAAQIVQAAVASGRIPGAALGLVHPDGSSEMFCCGVKHLQKPGNIEPDTLFDLASLTKVLFTVPQILHLVEEGLADLDDPLSRYLPEMAWMQGSALPSRTLRQLLNHVSGLPAWEAIYTWGGEAHTLKQRVLQHRWEMGPVGHHVYSDIGYILLGLLLERIRGQALTSFALPEGLCFLPTQPENCAATEHDPWRGRVLQGEVHDENCFALGGATGHAGLFGSLRGVLAYVSHLMSGQVLSAAAMAEMRRPQQAERALGWQIPHPGFSGGSLCSRQTLGHTGFTGTGVWMDFERGYAWVLLTNRVHPSRHRESGILELRRAVGNALAAAWKA